TCTTTTTGGTATAGGGCTACTCGTGCAGCTAAAGCATAAGTAGCATCTAGTGAAAATCGAGTCGGTGCATGCGTATTCGTCAAGTGTTCTTCTGCAGCTTGCAGGTCTTTCCATACAAGGGTATAAAAGTCAGCTAGGGGCGTTTTTCCTGGTTTTTGAAATAAATCGGTATTCGTAACATAAGGAATAGTCAAAGCGTGTCCCTTTTTTGCATCAGAATCACCAAAGATGCGATGCAGTTCAAAGTGAACCATAGCACGCAATCCTTTTAATTCTCCTTCCAATATCGCCATGGCTTCCTTATCTTCCTCAGATTCTTGTGGTACGCGATCTTTATTTTCCAATAGCGTATTGATTTTATAAAGGGCATGATAGTAATCCTTCCATGTTTCATGAAGGATTTCATCATCTGAGCTATAGGTCCATCGGTTCAGGTGAACGGCATAACCGTCTACTCCTGTATTCTCACTACTCAATTTACATTCATCTGCCATAATGGATCCCAATAAGGTGGAGTTTTCTAAGTGTAAGTTGTTGTAAACCCCGACTACACCATATTCAAAGTAGCGTACGGATTTGTAAATCTGATCAGAATCCACATTTTCCTTCGGATCAAGGTCTAACATGCGATCACAACTCGTCAAAAAGACAAGTGCGAGTAGAAGAAGGAAGCTGTTTCTTAGGGTATATGTTGTTGTATGCATCTGTGTTATCTTTTAGAAAATTACTTTTAAACCTGCTGTGATGGTGCGGGGAAGAGGATATTCATATTGGTACCAATTGTTGTCATCTTCAGGATCTTGTCCTTTCCATTTGGTCCACGTAATTAAATTCGACCCTTGTGCAAAGACATTTACTTCTTTGATGAATTTACCCGCTCGACCTAAATCAGTGAATTTGTAGTTGACATTTAAATTTCTCAGTTTCAGATAATCTGCACGTTGTAGCTCACGATCGGTTAAGTATCTAGTATGGCTTGGATGTGGATTACTGCTTTCATCTCCTGGTTTTTGCCAGAAATCTAACATGCTAGTCGATTGGTTGTAAATGCGGTAATTCGGATCCGCTGAGGTACGATAGAACTCTCCCGTATTCAAACGATACATTCCTTTGATGAATGAAAATAACGCACTTACTTCTACGTTTTTGTATCGGAAACTCGTCGTGATTCCACCTTTCCAAGAGGGATCAAAACTCCCTTTCACTAAAACAGCATTTTCTGGATCATAAACATCCGTAATATTGCCCTCTTTGTCTAAATATTGAGGTGCTCCTGTTTGGGAGTTCACGCCTGCCCAACGCACCATATAAAAGTGGCCCAATGATTTTCCTACCTGATGGATGGAGTAATCTTCAGTGACGATATCGTCTTCCTCTCCTAAGCTGAGGATTTTATTCTTGTTGAAAGCCAAGTTAAGTCCCATATTCCAAGTGAAATCCCCCTGTCTGATAATATCTCCAGCGATTTTGAACTCTACGCCTCGGTTGCGGATTTTTCCTAGATTTGAAGGAAGGGATTCAAAACCAGAAGTCATAGATAAGGTGCGGTCAATAAATAAATCACTCGTAATTCGGTTGTAGAAATCAATTTCTGCAACGAGGCGATTTTTAAAGAATCCCACCTCAAGACCTAGATCGAAAATGCGATTCATCTCCCAATTGTAGTTGGCATTCCCTGGTGTTGTTGGCACCAATCCCGTTTGTCCATTGTATTGCCCAGGGCCATATAAACGACGGTAACCAAAATCACTAGCGAACCCATTGGCATTTCCAGTTAATCCGTAACTAATACGCATTCTTGCGGTAGAGATTACTTCGTTGTCAATAAGGAAATCTTCGTATTTCATGTTCCAGTTTCCGCCTAATGCATAGAAATACTTGTAGCGATTTGCTGAGGGAACACGAGAAGAACCATCGCGTCTTACACTACCACTCAGGGTGTATTTGTTTTCATACGAATAGCGCAACAAGGCGATTTGAGAAACCAATAGGTTTTCTGATGCACCACCTTCTACTTTGGGAATAAAATCGTTTTCTGGTGTTCCAGGTGTAATACCTGAAGGCGTTTGATCCAATCCGTGAATTAACCCAAATCCAGTAAATCCGTGGTAATCGTATTTATAGCGATTCATCTCTACTAATCCAATGGCTTCTATTTCATGTTTGTCCCATTGGGTTCTATAATTAAAACCAAAATTACTCATCGTACTGATTTTATTTTGATCGCCTTGGCTGTACATCCCTTGTCCTCCTTCTTCAACTAATTCACCAAAATAAGTATCGGGTTTGATGATGTGGGTATTGGAGTATTTGCTATAATCCACCCCAAGCGTTGAGGTTAATTTCAATTCATCCGTCAAGGCATAAGAGAAATTCCCAGAAAGTACTCCTTTTAAACCAATCGTTTTTCGATTCACGTCTTGATACATGGCCAATGCATTTGTTCCGAAGCGATTAGCGCCTGGTTGCAATTGCCCATTTTCATCATAAGGATTTTCATAAGGCAAAGCAAAGTAAAGAGAGGCTACAGGGTTGGTTTCGCTGACGTCAAAATCCGATTCCGACTCTTTACTGTTGCTTTGTGCCAAGTTGATAAAAAAATCGGCTTTAAATCGTTTACTTTGGTGGTGAATATTGGAGTTAATATTAAATCGTTCTAAGCCTGAATTATACAAAACACCTTCTTGCTTGTAATAATTGAAAGCAGTATAGTGTTGTGTTTTTTCATTTCCACTGGTTAAACTCAAGGCGTGAGATTGAATAATCCCTTTGCGCAAAATCTTTTTACGCCAATCGATATTGGTTTGTCTGATTTGATTCAACCGTTGTGTATCATTTATATAATCTTCGTCCGTTTTGGCAACGGTTGTGCCATTCACTATTTTGTATGGATTTTTTTGAGAATACGCCCAACCTGGTAAATCAGGATCTTGTAATAGTTCCTCAAATTCCAAGCGTTGGTTGGTATTCATCATATCCCATTTGCTGTTGTTGGCTTGTGCAAAACCATATTGGGTTTGATAGGTTACTTGTAAAGGGGTATTGGCCATCCCTTTTTTGGAAGTAATCACAATAACACCATTGGCTCCTCTAGAACCGTATTGAGCAGTCGCAGCGGCATCCTTTAATACCGTAATATCCTCAAAGTCTTCGGGGGGAAGAGCGGTAAAGGTTTCCGGCGAAATAGGCATGCCATTTAAGATGTAAAGCGGATTGGTATTTTCATCTTGTAAGGAACCAATTCCGCGGATGGTAACACGACCTGGTGTGCCTGGTTGTCCGGATGGCGAAGCAACATATAAACCTGGAACTTGTCCTTGTAAGGCTTGATCCATTGAGCTAACCTGTAATTGATTGAGTGCTTTTGCTTCAATTTTCCCAACAGCACCTGTTGTTCTTCCTTTTGATTGTTTGGTATATCCCGTTATGATAATGCCGTCTAAGACGTTTTCTTCAATAAGTAAATCGATAGTTTCCGGTAGACTAGTACCGTCAATGGTGATGAATTGCTCTTGATATCCTAAGTAAGACAATCGCAATTGGATGGTTTCTTTTTCTTCTACTTGTAGATCAAAGGAACCATCCTCTAAAGTGAAACTATATTCTTTTTTGCTCATATTCTCAATTGTCACTCCAGGTAAAGGGAGTAAAGTTTCGGCATCTCGCACTAAAATCGGCGTTTTTTTATCGTGTGCTTGTGCACTCAATAAGCTGAAACAAAAGAGTAAGGTGGCTAAGAGCCTTTTTGTTTTACGCATTGTGGTTTGCAATTAAATTAGAAGACAAACCTAGTAGAAGGAGATTAAAAGGACTTTAAACCGAGATAAAGGAGAGATTAAAATGAGATTAAAAAAAATTAATCTGTTGCTTTCATTTGCTTGGGCAGGCGGATGGTCACGGTTGTTCCTTGATGAAGAATCGACTGAACCGTTAAACTCCCCTGGTGTAATTCAATAATTTT
The window above is part of the Myroides odoratus DSM 2801 genome. Proteins encoded here:
- a CDS encoding RagB/SusD family nutrient uptake outer membrane protein codes for the protein MHTTTYTLRNSFLLLLALVFLTSCDRMLDLDPKENVDSDQIYKSVRYFEYGVVGVYNNLHLENSTLLGSIMADECKLSSENTGVDGYAVHLNRWTYSSDDEILHETWKDYYHALYKINTLLENKDRVPQESEEDKEAMAILEGELKGLRAMVHFELHRIFGDSDAKKGHALTIPYVTNTDLFQKPGKTPLADFYTLVWKDLQAAEEHLTNTHAPTRFSLDATYALAARVALYQKEYPQAITYATKIMTQYTLATKEQYTALWRANQTAEVIFKLARNNEDDLRPNTLWYNFNTGKSLFYGSTKLIQSYAEEDVRFSLFFGEEQANQIAKYSGEGNENRISDLPVFRLAEVYLIRAEAYFRTGATALGIRDIQALLEARTGEEITITELDESVILTERFKELAFEGHRYFDLKRLGQPLERNTEDLAAATDSKQQLFGSPLYQLPIPLKEVQSNPNL
- a CDS encoding SusC/RagA family TonB-linked outer membrane protein, with product MRKTKRLLATLLFCFSLLSAQAHDKKTPILVRDAETLLPLPGVTIENMSKKEYSFTLEDGSFDLQVEEKETIQLRLSYLGYQEQFITIDGTSLPETIDLLIEENVLDGIIITGYTKQSKGRTTGAVGKIEAKALNQLQVSSMDQALQGQVPGLYVASPSGQPGTPGRVTIRGIGSLQDENTNPLYILNGMPISPETFTALPPEDFEDITVLKDAAATAQYGSRGANGVIVITSKKGMANTPLQVTYQTQYGFAQANNSKWDMMNTNQRLEFEELLQDPDLPGWAYSQKNPYKIVNGTTVAKTDEDYINDTQRLNQIRQTNIDWRKKILRKGIIQSHALSLTSGNEKTQHYTAFNYYKQEGVLYNSGLERFNINSNIHHQSKRFKADFFINLAQSNSKESESDFDVSETNPVASLYFALPYENPYDENGQLQPGANRFGTNALAMYQDVNRKTIGLKGVLSGNFSYALTDELKLTSTLGVDYSKYSNTHIIKPDTYFGELVEEGGQGMYSQGDQNKISTMSNFGFNYRTQWDKHEIEAIGLVEMNRYKYDYHGFTGFGLIHGLDQTPSGITPGTPENDFIPKVEGGASENLLVSQIALLRYSYENKYTLSGSVRRDGSSRVPSANRYKYFYALGGNWNMKYEDFLIDNEVISTARMRISYGLTGNANGFASDFGYRRLYGPGQYNGQTGLVPTTPGNANYNWEMNRIFDLGLEVGFFKNRLVAEIDFYNRITSDLFIDRTLSMTSGFESLPSNLGKIRNRGVEFKIAGDIIRQGDFTWNMGLNLAFNKNKILSLGEEDDIVTEDYSIHQVGKSLGHFYMVRWAGVNSQTGAPQYLDKEGNITDVYDPENAVLVKGSFDPSWKGGITTSFRYKNVEVSALFSFIKGMYRLNTGEFYRTSADPNYRIYNQSTSMLDFWQKPGDESSNPHPSHTRYLTDRELQRADYLKLRNLNVNYKFTDLGRAGKFIKEVNVFAQGSNLITWTKWKGQDPEDDNNWYQYEYPLPRTITAGLKVIF